One Oryza brachyantha chromosome 3, ObraRS2, whole genome shotgun sequence DNA segment encodes these proteins:
- the LOC102710570 gene encoding ervatamin-C-like — protein MPAMQPFVARPSPPALLALCGALLAASLLPAGASSSGERLEVGDMVMMDRFRAWRAEHNRSYASAEEALQRFEVYRQNAEFIDATNLRGGITYQLAENEFADLTQEEFLATYTGYYADDFGANDHSVITTSAGDIEGAVDADPGFSCSMDVPASVDWRAQGAVVPPKSQSSTCSSCWAFVTAATIESLNKIKTGKLVSLSEQQLVDCDSYDGGCNMGSYGRAYKWVIENGGLTTEADYPYTARRGPCNRAKSAHHAAKITGFQKVPPRNEAALQAAVARQPVAVAIEVGSGMQFYKGGVYSGPCGTRLAHAVTVVGYGADAASGANYWIIKNSWGQSWGERGYIRMRRDVGGPGMCGLTLDVAYPTL, from the exons ATGCCTGCCATGCAACCGTTCGTGGCgcggccctcgccgccggcgctcctCGCGTTGTGCGGGGCcctgctcgccgcctccttgCTCCCGGCGGGCGCGTCGTCATCGGGCGAACGACTCGAGGTCGGCGACATGGTGATGATGGACAGGTTCCGCGCATGGCGGGCCGAGCACAACCGGTCGTACGCgagcgcggaggaggcgctgCAGCGGTTCGAGGTGTACCGCCAGAACGCTGAGTTCATCGACGCCACTAACCTGCGCGGCGGCATCACGTACCAGCTTGCCGAAAATGAGTTCGCCGACCTCACCCAGGAGGAGTTCCTTGCCACATACACCGGTTACTATGCCGATGATTTCGGCGCGAACGACCACTCGGTGATCACGACGAGCGCCGGGGATATCGAAGGCGCCGTGGACGCCGACCCCGGCTTTTCTTGCAGCATGGACGTCCCGGCTAGCGTGGACTGGAGGGCCCAAGGCGCCgtagttccaccaaagtcccAGAGCTCAACATGCA gcaGCTGTTGGGCGTTTGTGACGGCCGCGACGATCGAGAGTCTGAATAAGATCAAGACGGGGAAGCTGGTGTCGCTGTCGGAGCAGCAGCTGGTGGACTGCGACAGCTACGATGGGGGCTGCAACATGGGGTCGTACGGGAGAGCGTACAAGTGGGTCATCGAGAACGGCGGGCTCACCACGGAGGCGGACTACCCGtacacggcgcggcggggcccCTGCAACCGCGCCAAGTCCGCGCACCATGCCGCCAAGATCACCGGGTTCCAGAAGGTGCCGCCACGGAACGAGGCGGCGCTGCAGGCGGCCGTGGCGCGGCAACCCGTGGCTGTGGCAATCGAGGTCGGGAGCGGGATGCAGTTCtataagggcggcgtctactCGGGCCCGTGTGGCACCCGGCTGGCAcacgccgtcaccgtcgtcgggTACGGCGCCGACGCGGCGTCGGGGGCCAACTACTGGATCATCAAGAACTCGTGGGGCCAGTCATGGGGCGAGCGCGGTTACATCCGGATGCGCCGCGACGTCGGCGGCCCTGGCATGTGTGGCCTCACGCTCGACGTTGCCTACCCGACACTGTGA